One genomic region from Phragmites australis chromosome 1, lpPhrAust1.1, whole genome shotgun sequence encodes:
- the LOC133884545 gene encoding ubiquitin carboxyl-terminal hydrolase 14-like has protein sequence MDLLRSHLHKVRIPEPTNRIHKDECCVSFDTPRSEGGLYVDMSSFLGFGREHVAWNYEKTGNPVYLHIVQRRKPESDEADRPLKKPTLLAIGVEGGFTDQEPEYDETFEIVILPEFISLPFPSVELPEKVRLAVDKVILAESADRKQQLAAWVADKKKISAYAMDLQQLDNGVIVPPTGWKCSKCDKTENLWLNLTDGMVLCGRKLWDGSGGNNHAIEHYKETKYPLAVKLGTITSDLEAADVFSYPEDDSVEDPLLAQHLSHFGIDFSSLQKTEMTTAERELDCNTNYDWNRIQESGKDAELLFGPGYTGLVNLGNSCYMASIMQVMFSTHPFISRYFEKQSLKAAFATSPADPTLDLNMQMTKLGHGLLSGKYSAPAKEGQEGIRPRMFKTVIAANHSEFSSMRQQDALEFFLHLIDRVDHANPGNYESNPCTGFKFIVEERVQCPSGKVSYNTRSDNILSLSIPLHEATNKEQLEAFSEKKAAMDLDGKEVCNEEIVRPRVPLEACLASFSGPEEIPDFYSTALNSKTTATKTAGFKTFPDYLVLHMRKFVMEAGWVPKKLDVYIDVPDTIDISHMRSKGVQPGEELLPEGASGDNSAETAHPAASEDIVSQLASMGFNYLHCQKAAINTSNTGVEEAMNWLLSHMDDPDIDDPISKDPRASEQSVDEASVQTLVSFGFQEDVAIKALKASGGNIEKATDWIFNHPEASSSVSVDSSTSNVKADDTDIPDGNGRYKLMAFVSHMGTSTYCGHYVAHVLKDGRWAIFNDSKVAASVDLPKDMGYLYFFQRISG, from the exons ATGGATCTCCTCCGCTCCCACCTCCACAAGGTCCGCATCCCGGAGCCCACCAACCGCATCCACAAGGACGAGTGCTGCGTCTCCTTCGACACCCCG AGGTCGGAGGGCGGCTTGTACGTGGACATGAGCTCGTTCCTGGGGTTCGGGAGGGAGCACGTGGCGTGGAACTACGAGAAGACGGGGAACCCCGTATACCTCCACATTGTGCAGCGCCGGAAGCCGGAGTCCGACGAGGCCGATCGCCCGCTGAAGAAGCCCACCCTCCTCGCCATAG GTGTGGAAGGAGGCTTTACTGATCAAGAACCTGAATATGATGAGACTTTTGAAATCGTCATCTTACCTGAATTTATCTCTCTTCCATTCCCATCGGttgaattgccagagaag GTTAGGCTTGCAGTTGATAAAGTTATACTTGCTGAAAGTGCTGATAGGAAACAGCAACTGGCTGCTTGGGTTGCTGACAAGAAAAAAATTAGTGCATATGCTATGGATCTGCAGCAATTAGACAACGGTGTTATTGTGCCTCCTACTGGATGGAAGTGTAGCAAATGTGATAAAACTGAGAATCTCTGGTTGAATTTAACTGATGGTATGGTCCTCTGCGGGAGGAAGCTTTGGGATGGAAGCGGTGGGAATAATCATGCCATTGAACACTACAAAGAGACTAAATACCCTCTCGCGGTAAAGCTTGGAACAATTACTTCTGATTTGGAAGCAGCAG ACGTTTTCTCGTACCCGGAAGATGATAGTGTTGAAGATCCACTATTAGCTCAGCACTTATCGCATTTTGGTATTGATTTTTCTTCACTTCAAAAG ACTGAGATGACTACTGCCGAGAGAGAACTTGATTGCAACACAAATTATGACTGGAATAGAATACAAGAAAGTGGAAAAGATGCTGAACTTCTATTTGGACCTGGCTATACTGGCCTTGTAAACCTAGGGAACAG TTGCTATATGGCTTCAATAATGCAAGTCATGTTCTCAACTCATCCTTTCATATCAAG ATACTTCGAGAAGCAGAGTTTGAAAGCTGCATTTGCAACTTCACCCGCTGATCCAACATTGGACCTAAACATGCAAAT GACAAAATTAGGACATGGTTTGCTCTCCGGTAAATATTCTGCACCAGCTAAGGAG GGGCAGGAAGGTATACGTCCTCGCATGTTCAAGACAGTTATTGCTGCGAACCATTCTGAATTTTCTAGTATGAGGCAACAG GATGCCCTTGAATTCTTCCTTCATCTTATTGACCGAGTTGATCATGCGAACCCTGGAAACTATGAGTCAAATCCTTGTACAGGATTCAAGTTCATTGTTGAGGAGCGGGTTCAATGCCCTTCCGGGAAAGTTTCTTACAACACACGTTCTGACAACATTCTTTCTTTGAGCATACCATTGCATGAAGCGACGAATAAAG AGCAGCTAGAAGCGTTTAGTGAGAAAAAGGCTGCAATGGACTTGGATGGGAAAGAAGT GTGTAACGAGGAAATTGTGAGGCCTAGAGTTCCATTGGAGGCATGCTTAGCAAGTTTTTCAGGCCCTGAGGAAATTCCTGATTTTTACAGCACTGCACTAAATTCGAAAACGACTGCAACTAA GACTGCTGGCTTTAAAACCTTTCCTGATTACCTGGTGCTGCACATGCGTAAGTTTGTAATGGAAGCAGGATGGGTGCCAAAAAAACTCG ATGTCTATATAGATGTGCCAGATACAATTGATATCTCGCACATGCGCAGCAAAGGTGTGCAGCCTGGGGAAGAGCTGCTACCTGAAGGAG CTTCTGGTGACAACAGTGCTGAAACTGCTCATCCTGCTGCCAGTGAGGATATTGTATCCCAGCTTGCAAGCATGGGGTTCAATTACCTTCATTGTCAGAAAGCTGCTATTAACACATCAAACACAGGAGTTGAGGAGGCAATGAATTGGCTTCTCTCACACATGGATGATCCAG ATATAGATGACCCAATATCAAAAGATCCACGAGCTTCTGAACAATCTGTTGATGAAGCAAGTGTTCAAACTCTCGTTTCCTTTGGATTTCAGGAAGATGTTGCCATAAAGGCCCTGAAAGCTTCT GGTGGTAATATTGAGAAAGCTACCGACTGGATTTTCAATCACCCTGAAGCATCAAGCTCAGTATCTGTCGATTCATCAACTAGCAATGTAAAAGCTGATGACACGGACATACCAGATGGAAATGGCA